In Helianthus annuus cultivar XRQ/B chromosome 8, HanXRQr2.0-SUNRISE, whole genome shotgun sequence, a single genomic region encodes these proteins:
- the LOC110869858 gene encoding transcription factor GTE7-like — MLWELDRFVTNWKKLVSKTKRQALLVNIATVDIDDVEGMKKNNKESGEEDVDIGDEMLESSFPHVEIEKDDGGGQGQAAGHGNENANSSSNVP; from the exons ATGCTCTGGGAGCTCGATCGGTTTGTCACCAACTGGAAGAAACTAGTGAGCAAGACGAAAAGGCAAGCACTTTTAGTAAACATCGCAACGGTCGACATTGATGAT GTtgagggaatgaagaaaaacAATAAGGAATCAGGGGAAGAAGATGTCGATATTGGCGATGAGATGCTGGAGAGCAGCTTCCCACATGTGGAGATTGAgaaagatgatggtggtggtcaGGGTCAAGCTGCAGGTCATGGAAATGAGAATGCAAACAGCAGCTCCAACGTACCATAA